A genomic segment from Gemmatimonadaceae bacterium encodes:
- a CDS encoding sigma-54-dependent Fis family transcriptional regulator: MPNVKTRLLLVEDDAAIRFAIRDFLEVHDFELIEAPSCAEAESAFIEYRPDLVLSDYMLGDGNALELLPRLRSINAHVPVVILTGHGTVELAVQAMKQGADDFLTKPVSLPALLVVLQRAMERQRDRQQQQARSAKQRRVSIDPFVGTSRAIARLREQAERVATAERPILILGETGAGKGVLTRWIHMHGLRADQPFVDLNCASLPRELLESELFGHERGAFTGAVAQKTGLVELAHRGTLFLDEIGDLELVLQPKLLKVLEEQTFRRVGALRDRQVDVRLIAATHQDLSRQVSESKFRSDLYFRISTLPITVPSLRDRVEDIPVLARQLLDRLSVELGRPRVELTMDAHRALARYGWPGNIRELRNVLERAVLLSNRQELRAEDLSFEAAPVAAPSGEVDLELTLDELQRRHIVRVLQAVHGHVEQAAARLGVPRSTLYQKLKAMQIVVTRERAR; the protein is encoded by the coding sequence ATGCCGAACGTCAAGACACGCCTGCTCCTGGTCGAGGATGATGCCGCGATTCGCTTCGCCATCCGCGACTTTCTCGAAGTGCACGACTTCGAGTTGATCGAGGCACCCAGCTGCGCCGAGGCCGAGTCCGCCTTTATCGAGTACCGCCCCGACCTCGTCCTCAGCGACTACATGCTGGGAGACGGGAACGCGCTCGAACTCCTCCCGCGCCTGCGCTCCATCAATGCGCACGTCCCGGTCGTGATCCTCACCGGGCACGGAACGGTGGAGTTGGCGGTGCAGGCCATGAAGCAGGGCGCGGACGACTTCCTCACGAAGCCCGTCTCGCTCCCCGCGCTCCTCGTGGTGCTGCAGCGCGCGATGGAGCGCCAGCGCGACCGCCAGCAGCAACAAGCGCGCAGTGCCAAGCAACGCCGCGTGTCCATCGACCCTTTTGTCGGTACGTCACGCGCCATCGCGCGGCTGCGCGAACAGGCGGAGCGCGTGGCGACGGCCGAGCGCCCTATCCTCATCCTGGGTGAGACGGGGGCGGGAAAGGGTGTGCTCACGCGCTGGATTCACATGCACGGGCTGCGCGCCGATCAGCCGTTCGTCGACCTCAACTGCGCGTCGCTCCCGCGCGAACTGCTGGAATCGGAACTGTTCGGTCACGAGCGCGGCGCCTTTACCGGTGCTGTGGCGCAGAAGACCGGACTGGTCGAGCTGGCGCACCGCGGGACGCTGTTCCTGGACGAGATCGGCGACCTGGAACTCGTCCTCCAACCCAAGCTCCTCAAGGTCCTCGAGGAGCAGACGTTTCGCCGCGTCGGGGCGCTGCGCGACCGGCAGGTCGACGTCCGGCTCATCGCCGCCACGCACCAGGACCTTTCGCGCCAGGTATCGGAGAGCAAGTTCCGCAGCGACCTCTACTTCCGCATCAGCACGCTCCCCATCACCGTCCCGTCGCTCCGCGATCGCGTGGAGGACATCCCGGTGCTGGCGCGCCAGCTCCTCGACCGGCTGTCGGTGGAGCTGGGGAGGCCGCGCGTGGAGCTCACCATGGACGCCCACCGGGCGCTGGCGCGCTATGGGTGGCCGGGGAACATCCGCGAACTCCGGAACGTCCTTGAACGTGCCGTCCTCCTCTCCAACCGCCAGGAATTGCGCGCCGAAGACCTCAGTTTCGAGGCCGCGCCCGTCGCCGCACCTTCCGGTGAGGTAGACCTGGAGTTGACATTAGACGAGTTGCAGCGGCGCCATATCGTGCGCGTGCTGCAGGCGGTCCATGGACACGTGGAGCAGGCGGCCGCCCGGCTCGGGGTCCCGCGCTCCACGCTGTACCAGAAGCTGAAGGCGATGCAGATCGTCGTTACCCGGGAACGAGCCCGGTAA